From a single Lactococcus carnosus genomic region:
- the rplI gene encoding 50S ribosomal protein L9, which produces MKVIFLQDVKGKGKRGEVKEVPTGFAQNFLIKKNLAKEATGQAMAALSGQVKAEEKAEAEILAEAKALQTELEKEATVVEIKEKVGADGRLFGAINSKKIADALNEQFDLKLDKHKIQLAYPLKAIGLKDVPVKLHKDVIATIRVKISEK; this is translated from the coding sequence ATGAAAGTTATATTTTTACAAGATGTCAAAGGAAAAGGTAAACGTGGTGAGGTCAAGGAAGTCCCAACAGGTTTTGCTCAAAATTTTCTAATCAAGAAAAATCTTGCTAAAGAAGCAACTGGTCAAGCGATGGCTGCCTTAAGTGGTCAAGTTAAAGCAGAAGAAAAAGCTGAAGCAGAAATTTTAGCGGAAGCAAAAGCACTTCAGACTGAGCTTGAAAAGGAAGCGACCGTTGTTGAGATTAAAGAAAAAGTTGGGGCTGATGGGCGCTTGTTTGGTGCAATTAATTCTAAAAAAATTGCAGATGCACTTAATGAGCAGTTCGATTTGAAATTAGATAAACATAAAATCCAGTTAGCTTATCCCTTGAAAGCGATTGGCTTAAAAGATGTTCCTGTAAAACTGCATAAAGATGTGATCGCGACAATTCGCGTCAAAATTTCGGAGAAATAA
- a CDS encoding cation-translocating P-type ATPase, with protein MHNQYARFQPDYESGLTTAQVKERIEQGLTNLPVDTNFKSIPKIIKENTFTYFNLIFLIFTILLVLVQSYHNLTFLPVIVGNILIGIIQEIRSKKILDKLTVLNTTHATVVREGTETAIATKDLVLDDIVLFKAGDQVPADAQVIYGTVKANESLLTGESDEVPKANGDELMSGSFIVSGSCYGRLEKVGADSYISKLTNQAKAMSNEEQSKMIISLNKLVKWVGIFIIPIGITLFSQSYFFNGNSVQKSIVTMEGALIGMIPEGLYLLTTVALALSATRLAREKVLLHNMKSIETLARVNVLCVDKTGTITENEMSVERLVEAKNYHSDDKQKQDLAERVGDFAAAMSEDNATMAAIKAHFSKTSHRKALSFTTFSSVDKFSSVTFDDGTYILGAPEMVLRDQYAQYAGEITPFAETGSRVLVFGRYEGVLTEKLLVNPVIPLGFVLLSNAIRANAKETFTYFSEQDVAIKVISGDNPLTVSHIAKEAGIENADKYVDARELTTPELIAAALKTNAVFGRVTPEQKKSFVEILKKEGNTVAMTGDGVNDILAMKEADCSIAMASGSDATAHAAQVVLLESDFSKMPQVVMEGRRVVNNIERSSSLFLVKNIFSLLMSLFAVIFSITYPLQPSQITLISLFTIGLPSFFLALEQNKQRIHGNFLLNILGKAIPGGVTDMLIVGALVICGTIFRLSPTDISTTATLLLIVVGFMVLYKISSPMNRFRQLIFFSSLAGMLVFSLFFSKLFSLTKISPTSILLLVILFFTAESIFRFLTKISELIGQYIQSVDRTKMTSMRYVCKSLYKFMFKRGPLKTTEDSMS; from the coding sequence ATGCACAATCAGTATGCTCGTTTCCAACCTGATTATGAATCTGGTCTGACAACTGCACAAGTTAAAGAACGTATCGAGCAAGGGCTAACAAATTTACCTGTTGATACGAATTTTAAGTCTATTCCAAAAATTATTAAAGAAAATACCTTTACTTATTTCAATCTGATTTTCTTAATTTTCACCATACTCTTGGTCTTGGTTCAGTCCTATCATAATTTAACTTTTTTACCCGTCATCGTGGGTAATATTCTCATTGGGATCATACAAGAGATTCGGTCTAAAAAGATACTAGATAAGTTAACCGTCTTAAATACTACGCACGCGACAGTAGTTAGAGAAGGTACTGAAACTGCTATTGCGACAAAGGACCTGGTTTTAGACGATATCGTCTTGTTCAAAGCTGGTGATCAAGTTCCAGCAGATGCCCAGGTCATTTATGGGACAGTAAAAGCAAATGAGTCTCTCTTGACAGGAGAATCAGATGAAGTGCCGAAAGCAAACGGAGATGAGTTGATGTCGGGCAGCTTCATCGTTTCAGGATCATGTTATGGCAGACTAGAAAAAGTTGGGGCTGATTCCTACATCTCAAAACTGACTAATCAAGCCAAAGCCATGAGTAATGAAGAACAGTCGAAGATGATTATTTCTTTGAACAAACTAGTCAAGTGGGTCGGTATCTTTATTATTCCCATCGGTATTACACTCTTTTCACAAAGTTACTTTTTTAATGGCAACTCTGTTCAAAAAAGTATTGTTACCATGGAGGGTGCCTTAATTGGTATGATCCCTGAAGGTCTCTACCTTTTAACAACAGTTGCTTTAGCTTTGAGTGCAACGCGTTTAGCTAGAGAAAAAGTCCTGCTTCATAATATGAAGAGTATCGAAACACTTGCACGTGTCAACGTCCTATGTGTGGATAAAACAGGCACAATTACTGAAAATGAAATGTCCGTTGAACGCTTGGTTGAAGCCAAAAACTATCACAGCGATGATAAACAAAAACAAGACTTAGCTGAACGCGTCGGTGATTTTGCTGCAGCCATGTCTGAAGATAATGCGACAATGGCTGCTATCAAGGCCCATTTTTCAAAAACTTCTCATCGCAAAGCACTATCTTTTACTACTTTCTCATCAGTAGATAAATTTAGTAGTGTTACTTTTGATGATGGGACGTATATCTTAGGGGCTCCTGAGATGGTGCTACGTGATCAGTATGCACAATACGCTGGGGAAATTACCCCATTTGCCGAAACTGGTTCCCGTGTGCTTGTCTTTGGCCGATATGAGGGTGTTTTGACTGAGAAACTGTTAGTTAATCCAGTTATCCCACTTGGCTTTGTCTTATTATCTAATGCGATTCGTGCCAATGCAAAGGAAACGTTTACCTATTTTTCAGAACAAGATGTCGCCATCAAAGTCATTTCTGGCGACAATCCACTTACTGTTAGTCATATTGCAAAAGAAGCTGGCATCGAAAATGCTGATAAATATGTTGATGCGCGTGAGTTGACAACACCTGAATTAATCGCAGCAGCTCTGAAAACAAATGCAGTTTTTGGCCGTGTCACACCTGAACAGAAAAAAAGTTTTGTGGAAATCTTGAAAAAAGAGGGAAATACGGTCGCCATGACAGGAGATGGTGTTAACGATATCCTAGCTATGAAAGAGGCTGATTGTAGTATTGCTATGGCATCCGGAAGTGATGCAACAGCACATGCCGCACAAGTCGTATTATTAGAATCTGATTTCTCTAAAATGCCACAGGTCGTGATGGAAGGAAGACGCGTTGTTAACAATATCGAGCGCTCATCAAGCCTATTTTTAGTCAAAAATATTTTTTCTTTATTGATGTCGCTATTTGCCGTGATTTTCTCAATTACCTACCCACTACAACCCTCACAAATTACGTTGATTAGTCTCTTTACCATTGGGCTGCCATCATTTTTCTTGGCACTTGAGCAAAATAAGCAACGTATTCATGGGAACTTCTTACTCAATATATTAGGTAAAGCCATCCCAGGTGGGGTGACCGATATGTTAATTGTCGGCGCACTAGTAATCTGTGGCACGATTTTCCGTCTGTCACCTACTGATATCTCGACAACTGCAACCTTACTGTTAATCGTCGTTGGGTTTATGGTACTGTATAAAATCAGCTCCCCTATGAATCGCTTTCGTCAACTGATTTTCTTTTCATCCTTGGCAGGTATGTTGGTCTTCAGTCTTTTCTTTAGTAAACTATTCTCTCTAACCAAAATTTCACCAACCTCAATACTCCTCTTAGTCATTCTCTTCTTTACGGCCGAATCAATCTTTAGATTTTTAACAAAAATATCTGAACTCATCGGTCAATATATACAGAGTGTCGATCGGACTAAAATGACAAGTATGCGCTATGTATGCAAAAGTTTGTACAAGTTCATGTTTAAAAGAGGCCCTCTAAAAACCACTGAAGATAGCATGAGCTAA
- a CDS encoding Veg family protein translates to MDSQEVGKIIEIKKEVASHLGEEVDITDHYGRKRENRHKVTLTEVFDTHFVVEKFLPRGQKIVESYMYADILTQSMLIHYKG, encoded by the coding sequence ATGGATAGCCAAGAAGTCGGAAAAATTATTGAAATCAAAAAAGAAGTTGCATCACACTTAGGTGAAGAAGTTGATATCACAGATCATTACGGTCGTAAACGTGAAAACAGACATAAAGTAACCTTGACTGAGGTCTTTGATACGCATTTTGTTGTTGAAAAATTCTTACCTCGTGGTCAGAAAATCGTCGAATCTTATATGTATGCAGATATTTTAACGCAGTCTATGTTAATTCATTATAAAGGTTAA
- a CDS encoding aspartate kinase: MKVIKFGGSSLASAQQLTKVLNIVKTDNSRRIVVVSAPGKRNTQDTKVTDALIAYYKAYKNGDDTSENQSWIISRYQSICDELGIPGAVMASITENIRELASLPITGNQFLYDTFLAAGENNNAKLIAEYFTENGINARYIHPKEAGIIVTPEPGNARLLQSSYAKLSALGNLSETLVIPGFFGVTEDDDICTFSRGGSDITGSIIAAGVHAELYENFTDVDGIFSAHPGIITDPKSITELTYKEMRELAYAGFSVLHDEALLPAYRADIPLVIKNTNNPDHPGTKIIAKRTMPGRPVVGIAADGNFTSLNISKYLMNREVGFGRKVLQILEDFNIRFEHMPTGIDDMSIIIRNRYLTPDIERLITEKITETLAPDTLYFEKDLSIIMIVGEEMNEHIGVTARAANALATAGINIEMLSQGSSEVSVMFIVKTNQEIAAIRALYAEFF, translated from the coding sequence TTGAAAGTCATTAAATTTGGCGGCTCTTCCCTTGCAAGTGCCCAACAACTCACAAAAGTCCTTAATATTGTCAAAACTGATAACAGCCGTCGCATTGTGGTTGTTTCTGCTCCTGGTAAACGAAATACCCAGGACACTAAAGTAACAGATGCATTGATTGCTTACTATAAAGCTTACAAAAATGGCGATGACACCTCAGAGAATCAAAGCTGGATCATCTCGCGTTATCAAAGTATCTGTGATGAGCTAGGTATTCCTGGTGCTGTCATGGCAAGTATTACCGAAAACATCAGAGAATTAGCCAGCTTACCAATCACTGGCAATCAATTTTTATATGATACTTTTTTAGCAGCAGGAGAAAATAATAATGCAAAATTAATTGCAGAATATTTTACTGAAAATGGGATTAACGCACGTTATATTCACCCTAAAGAGGCAGGCATTATCGTTACACCTGAACCAGGTAATGCACGTTTATTGCAGTCAAGCTATGCTAAACTAAGTGCCTTAGGCAATTTGTCTGAGACCTTAGTCATTCCAGGGTTTTTTGGTGTCACAGAAGATGATGACATTTGTACCTTTTCACGAGGTGGATCTGATATTACAGGATCTATCATCGCTGCTGGTGTACATGCTGAACTTTATGAGAATTTCACTGATGTCGATGGCATTTTCTCTGCACATCCCGGGATCATTACTGACCCTAAATCAATTACTGAATTGACTTATAAAGAAATGCGTGAGCTTGCTTATGCAGGCTTCTCTGTCCTTCATGACGAAGCCTTGCTTCCTGCCTATCGTGCCGATATCCCTCTTGTTATCAAGAATACCAATAATCCTGATCATCCTGGTACCAAAATTATCGCTAAACGAACCATGCCGGGTAGACCGGTCGTTGGTATTGCAGCTGATGGTAACTTCACTTCTTTAAATATTTCAAAATATCTGATGAACCGGGAAGTTGGATTTGGTCGTAAAGTCTTACAAATTTTGGAAGACTTCAACATTCGGTTTGAGCACATGCCTACTGGCATAGATGATATGAGTATCATCATCAGAAATCGGTATCTAACACCAGATATTGAGCGCTTAATCACTGAAAAAATAACGGAAACTCTAGCACCCGATACCCTCTACTTTGAAAAAGACTTATCAATCATCATGATTGTTGGTGAAGAGATGAATGAACATATCGGTGTCACAGCTCGTGCTGCCAATGCCCTTGCAACAGCAGGGATTAATATCGAAATGCTATCACAAGGCTCATCAGAAGTTTCAGTCATGTTTATTGTTAAAACAAATCAAGAAATCGCCGCAATTAGAGCTTTATATGCAGAGTTCTTCTAA
- a CDS encoding DHH family phosphoesterase, with product MKRFEKFLPLVIMSFMTGVYLCEVLILRVAKFQKTEIILLLVVNLIIAITLIVRSKAASAKNIDNIRALNELAENSLNATLDTMPLGVLRYSDKDYSPEWFNPYVDIIFANDEEKLSADKIKEIVQDIDDQGMQYLPVDQKKYAVKVDHQKKLLYFIDATSEVVAKTITRESRPVIGIISVDNYDDATDLISDSSRTLINSFIATKIDAISSKYNVYTSRYNASRYYVYTNYLTLKKIMDDKFEFVTSFREEAMEQKFSLTLSIGMSYGLENFSKIGRTALDNLELALVRGGDQVVIKENINTAKPIYFGGNSASHIQKSRTRARAIATALRTIVRESDNVFVMGHKYPDMDALGAAVVTKIFANMNDKEAFVVYDEKQLLPDVARAIDKLNESKDGYAHIIRMDTARELKKANSLLIMVDHSKTSQTMDYEFYKSFAKVVVIDHHRRDDDFPKNALLTYIESGASSASELVTEVLQYQNEQHQKMSKVEASIALAGISVDTKNFSKGTTTRTFEAASFLRSQGADNDLIKNLLATEFDKYKKVNEIVLNAEFHDHVAIGIGLYRKMYDNVTTAKAADTLLDMVGVVASFTIVNHENGYVAISARSSGDYNVQRVMEKLGGGGHFNNAAAQVYDKTPAEVKEDLLTIIDK from the coding sequence GTGAAACGTTTTGAAAAATTCTTACCCCTGGTAATTATGAGCTTTATGACAGGTGTTTATTTATGTGAGGTATTAATCTTACGAGTGGCTAAATTCCAAAAAACGGAAATTATTTTGTTATTAGTAGTGAACCTGATCATTGCGATTACATTAATCGTCCGCTCAAAGGCTGCGAGTGCAAAAAATATCGACAATATTCGGGCATTAAATGAGCTTGCAGAGAATTCCTTAAATGCGACGCTTGATACGATGCCTTTAGGTGTCCTTCGCTACTCAGATAAGGATTATTCACCAGAGTGGTTTAATCCTTATGTTGATATCATCTTTGCGAATGATGAAGAAAAACTGTCAGCAGATAAAATCAAAGAAATTGTACAAGATATCGATGATCAGGGCATGCAATATCTGCCTGTAGATCAGAAAAAATATGCGGTTAAAGTTGACCATCAAAAAAAATTACTCTATTTTATAGATGCAACAAGTGAAGTGGTTGCAAAGACCATCACACGTGAGAGTAGACCAGTGATTGGTATCATTTCCGTGGATAATTATGATGACGCGACGGATTTGATTTCTGATAGTAGTCGGACGCTCATTAACAGTTTTATTGCGACTAAGATAGATGCCATATCTAGTAAATATAACGTTTATACAAGTCGCTATAATGCCAGTCGGTACTACGTCTATACGAATTATCTGACCTTGAAAAAAATCATGGACGATAAGTTTGAATTTGTAACAAGCTTTCGTGAAGAGGCGATGGAGCAAAAATTTTCATTGACGCTATCTATCGGTATGTCTTATGGCTTAGAAAACTTTTCAAAGATTGGCAGAACTGCCCTTGATAACTTAGAGCTAGCCCTTGTTCGAGGTGGCGACCAGGTTGTTATCAAAGAAAATATTAATACTGCAAAACCGATTTATTTTGGTGGTAATTCAGCCAGTCACATTCAGAAGTCAAGAACACGAGCAAGAGCGATTGCTACAGCACTTAGGACGATTGTTAGAGAGTCGGATAATGTCTTTGTTATGGGACATAAGTACCCCGACATGGATGCTCTAGGTGCGGCTGTTGTGACTAAGATTTTCGCCAATATGAATGATAAAGAAGCTTTTGTTGTTTATGATGAAAAGCAACTACTACCAGATGTTGCGCGTGCAATCGACAAGTTAAATGAGTCAAAAGATGGTTATGCACATATTATCAGGATGGACACCGCAAGAGAACTTAAAAAAGCAAATTCTCTTTTGATTATGGTGGATCACTCCAAAACGAGCCAAACCATGGATTATGAGTTTTATAAAAGCTTTGCCAAGGTCGTCGTCATTGACCACCACAGGCGAGATGATGATTTCCCTAAAAATGCCTTGTTGACGTATATTGAAAGTGGTGCATCTTCAGCATCGGAATTGGTCACAGAAGTCTTGCAGTATCAAAATGAGCAACATCAGAAGATGTCAAAAGTTGAAGCATCTATCGCTTTAGCAGGTATATCTGTGGATACAAAAAACTTCTCTAAGGGAACGACAACGAGAACGTTTGAAGCCGCATCTTTCTTGCGTTCGCAAGGTGCTGATAATGATCTAATCAAAAATTTATTGGCGACTGAGTTTGATAAATATAAAAAAGTGAACGAAATTGTCTTAAATGCAGAGTTTCATGATCATGTTGCGATTGGGATTGGCCTGTATCGTAAGATGTACGATAATGTCACAACCGCGAAGGCCGCAGATACGCTACTTGATATGGTAGGAGTTGTTGCGTCGTTCACGATCGTCAATCATGAAAATGGTTATGTGGCCATTTCTGCAAGATCATCCGGTGATTATAATGTACAACGTGTCATGGAAAAACTAGGTGGTGGTGGCCATTTTAATAATGCTGCTGCCCAGGTCTATGACAAAACACCGGCTGAGGTCAAAGAGGACTTATTAACGATTATAGATAAGTAA
- the dnaB gene encoding replicative DNA helicase produces MADIDVLKAPPQDLAAEQAVLGAIFLDSERLIEVSEFIAADDFYKTSHQIIFRIMMRLQDERSPIDVLTVHTLLDNQGDLETIGGISYIAELAASTPTAANAAFYAKIVSEKALLRKLIRQLTESVERAYSQDEPADDIIALAEKGIVAVTEGRTRSGFRKISEIIDTNYDEIERLSKQKSTVTGISTGYPALDEKTTGLHEGELIILAARPAMGKTAFALNIAANIGKLGQTVAIFSLEMGAESLVNRMVSSEGLIDAYSLRTGKLTDDDWSNLIIAQGALADRSIYVDDSPGIKITEIRARSRKLAQEQGGLGLILIDYLQLISGTGKENRQQEVSEISRQLKVLAKELKVPVLALSQLSRGVEQREDKRPKLSDLRESGSIEQDADIVAFIHREAYYQNPNDPEVELDNKAEIIFAKNRSGETGTAELMWVGQFTKFTSIDTHHESGPSY; encoded by the coding sequence ATGGCAGATATTGATGTGCTAAAGGCACCGCCTCAAGACTTAGCAGCAGAACAGGCTGTGCTTGGGGCGATTTTCCTTGATAGCGAACGCTTGATTGAAGTATCGGAGTTCATTGCTGCAGATGACTTTTATAAGACATCTCATCAGATTATTTTCCGAATTATGATGCGGTTACAAGATGAGCGTAGCCCAATCGATGTCCTAACAGTTCATACACTATTAGATAATCAGGGCGACCTTGAAACAATAGGTGGCATTTCTTATATTGCTGAGTTAGCGGCGAGTACACCAACTGCTGCTAATGCTGCTTTCTATGCCAAGATTGTATCAGAGAAAGCCTTGCTACGTAAACTGATTCGTCAGTTAACAGAATCAGTAGAGCGTGCCTATTCCCAGGATGAGCCAGCAGATGATATTATTGCTTTGGCTGAAAAAGGCATTGTTGCGGTTACAGAAGGTCGGACAAGATCTGGTTTTCGAAAGATTTCAGAGATTATTGATACCAATTACGATGAGATTGAACGCTTGTCAAAGCAAAAATCAACAGTGACAGGTATTTCAACAGGTTATCCTGCGCTTGATGAGAAAACAACAGGGCTACATGAGGGTGAGTTGATTATTTTGGCTGCTCGACCAGCCATGGGGAAAACGGCTTTTGCACTGAATATAGCGGCTAATATTGGCAAGTTAGGCCAGACAGTTGCCATCTTTTCACTGGAAATGGGCGCGGAGAGTCTGGTCAACAGGATGGTATCATCTGAAGGCTTGATTGATGCCTATTCATTGAGAACGGGTAAGTTGACCGATGATGATTGGAGTAACTTGATTATTGCACAGGGGGCCTTAGCAGATAGAAGTATCTATGTTGATGACTCACCCGGTATAAAAATTACAGAGATTAGAGCACGATCTCGTAAGCTTGCACAAGAGCAAGGTGGCCTAGGCTTGATTCTAATCGACTACCTTCAGTTAATTTCAGGTACTGGTAAAGAAAATAGGCAACAAGAAGTCTCGGAAATTTCTAGACAGCTTAAAGTGTTGGCCAAAGAACTTAAAGTACCAGTTTTAGCACTTAGTCAGCTAAGCCGTGGTGTTGAACAACGTGAAGATAAGCGGCCTAAGTTATCCGATTTACGGGAATCTGGATCAATCGAGCAGGATGCAGATATTGTCGCCTTCATTCATCGTGAAGCCTATTATCAAAATCCAAATGATCCAGAAGTTGAGCTAGATAATAAAGCAGAGATTATCTTTGCGAAAAACAGATCTGGTGAGACAGGGACAGCAGAATTAATGTGGGTGGGACAGTTTACCAAGTTCACTAGCATTGATACACATCATGAGTCAGGACCAAGCTACTAA
- a CDS encoding Cof-type HAD-IIB family hydrolase has product MDIKAVFFDLDGTLFTSTRNVAATTRRAIVELHKNKILVGVATGRGPAFVLPLMETLGLDFAVAYNGQYIFTPDAILSTTPIDKKTLRDIVEFSRKHGRDISLGMADGVHGSSLLKFGETRTAQLIANMLPKNISSLTKNSFKNVIRKIKPQSSNLSRSIRQPVYQVIMIATSTETDEIMTRFPDLQATRSNPYSADLIAKGNSKLKGIEKVGHQFGFDLSQVMAFGDSDNDFEMLSGVGVGVGMGNATTSIKHIADYITDNNNSDGIAKALAHFGLINFKNAVSFISKDQHFNQVKEFHRVMDEKTQELPRVFMPEEAGHRAGFKVEEIVEFLFAASNADMAVFDDLTEQLHGAIDAASNKVKAKPLLEGENTLVGEVDALLDLLYFTYGSFALMGVDPHEIFNIVHKANMGKIFPDGKPRFDPDTHKIQKPENWEADFAPEKKITAELDRQIRVAMSKLSKAKDDK; this is encoded by the coding sequence ATGGATATTAAAGCAGTATTTTTTGATTTAGATGGTACACTTTTTACAAGCACTAGAAATGTGGCAGCGACGACGAGACGTGCCATTGTTGAATTACATAAAAATAAGATTTTAGTTGGTGTTGCGACGGGTCGTGGTCCTGCTTTTGTTTTACCGCTCATGGAAACACTGGGTTTAGATTTTGCTGTGGCCTATAATGGCCAATATATCTTCACACCGGATGCCATTCTGTCTACGACACCAATTGATAAAAAAACGCTACGTGATATTGTCGAATTTTCTAGAAAGCATGGCCGAGATATTTCTCTGGGGATGGCTGATGGTGTTCATGGTAGTAGTTTGTTGAAATTTGGGGAAACACGCACAGCCCAATTGATTGCAAATATGTTGCCTAAAAATATATCAAGCTTAACCAAAAATAGTTTTAAAAATGTGATTCGCAAGATTAAACCTCAGTCGTCAAATTTATCCAGAAGTATTAGGCAACCAGTTTATCAAGTGATCATGATCGCAACAAGCACGGAAACGGATGAGATTATGACCAGGTTTCCAGACTTACAGGCGACGCGTTCAAATCCTTATTCAGCAGATTTGATTGCTAAAGGCAATTCAAAACTAAAAGGGATCGAAAAAGTGGGTCACCAATTCGGATTTGACTTGTCCCAGGTCATGGCATTTGGAGACTCGGACAATGATTTTGAGATGCTATCGGGTGTCGGTGTTGGCGTTGGGATGGGAAATGCAACGACGAGCATTAAACATATCGCGGATTATATCACGGACAACAATAATTCAGATGGTATTGCCAAAGCTTTGGCACATTTTGGCCTGATTAACTTCAAGAATGCAGTTAGTTTTATCAGTAAAGATCAGCATTTTAATCAAGTTAAGGAATTCCATCGCGTCATGGATGAAAAAACACAAGAGTTACCGCGTGTCTTCATGCCAGAAGAAGCTGGTCATCGCGCTGGATTTAAAGTAGAAGAGATTGTTGAATTTTTGTTTGCAGCATCAAATGCTGATATGGCTGTATTCGACGACTTAACTGAGCAGTTACATGGTGCGATAGATGCTGCGAGTAACAAAGTAAAGGCTAAGCCACTTCTAGAAGGTGAGAATACTTTGGTTGGTGAAGTCGATGCACTTTTAGATTTGCTTTATTTTACGTATGGGTCATTTGCCTTAATGGGTGTAGATCCTCATGAAATATTTAACATCGTTCATAAAGCGAATATGGGCAAGATTTTTCCAGATGGGAAGCCACGATTTGATCCTGACACCCATAAAATTCAAAAACCAGAAAATTGGGAGGCTGACTTCGCACCAGAAAAGAAAATAACAGCTGAATTGGACAGACAAATTCGGGTTGCTATGAGTAAATTAAGTAAAGCAAAAGACGACAAGTGA
- a CDS encoding phosphotransferase family protein — MMQENDVDWHYVPLNNSFGQSINNVFYATFGNQKAFVKVNASPLLASISQVGLTPKIIWTKRNSSGDMLTAQSWVDGLVLAATEMGDIQINQTLGTLHHSKMLVEAFKKFGDDVTTPKNLIDTLYKQAHRRLLENTYLSEALDQLREATPKFDAQQAVLVHGDVNHHNWLRNDHSGKIYLVDWDTVALSDAFVDVAHLLSHYVAPSKWRDWLDYSGYRVDEEAYAKVEWYGMLSFLKQINENLWSDNLQAANSEIIGLRNFRAIFK; from the coding sequence ATGATGCAAGAAAATGATGTCGATTGGCATTATGTACCCTTAAATAATTCATTTGGTCAAAGTATCAATAATGTCTTTTATGCAACGTTTGGTAACCAAAAAGCATTTGTAAAAGTAAATGCAAGCCCACTCTTAGCATCGATTTCACAAGTTGGCTTGACACCAAAAATTATTTGGACCAAGCGTAATAGCAGTGGCGATATGTTAACAGCACAATCATGGGTGGATGGTCTTGTACTGGCTGCTACTGAGATGGGTGATATACAGATTAATCAAACATTGGGCACATTACACCATAGTAAAATGCTGGTAGAAGCCTTCAAAAAATTTGGTGATGATGTCACAACGCCTAAGAACTTAATTGATACCTTGTACAAACAAGCGCATAGACGTCTGCTTGAGAACACCTATTTATCAGAGGCCCTCGACCAATTACGTGAAGCGACACCAAAATTTGATGCACAGCAAGCAGTGCTGGTTCATGGTGACGTTAATCACCATAACTGGCTGAGAAATGATCACAGCGGTAAAATATACCTCGTTGATTGGGATACAGTTGCCTTATCGGATGCTTTTGTAGATGTTGCCCACTTGCTTAGCCATTATGTTGCGCCAAGTAAGTGGCGAGACTGGCTAGACTATTCAGGCTACCGAGTAGATGAGGAAGCATATGCCAAAGTAGAGTGGTATGGCATGCTGTCATTTTTAAAACAGATTAATGAAAATTTATGGTCAGATAATCTACAGGCTGCAAATTCAGAAATAATAGGCTTGAGAAATTTTAGAGCGATTTTTAAATAA
- a CDS encoding HAD family hydrolase — protein MSKYKVIIFDMDGVLVDTEAYYYNRRKTFLTLKGISIDHLSPLVFIGGNMKQVWHMILADDYERWDVPALEAEYLDYKLSNMIPYDQLVFSDAKATILSLVEKGYRLGLASSTAKIEILRALEVTELLPYFEIILSGESFKESKPNPEIYEVAMKRLSVTPEETLIIEDSQKGIAAGVASGATVWGIKDYHFGLDQRRAARLFDTLTQIDAHL, from the coding sequence ATGAGTAAATATAAAGTAATTATTTTTGATATGGACGGCGTGTTGGTGGATACCGAGGCCTATTATTATAATAGACGGAAAACCTTTTTAACGCTTAAAGGGATTTCGATTGACCACTTATCACCCCTTGTGTTTATAGGTGGTAACATGAAGCAAGTTTGGCACATGATTTTGGCTGATGACTATGAAAGATGGGATGTGCCTGCCTTAGAAGCAGAATATCTTGATTACAAATTAAGTAATATGATCCCTTACGATCAGCTAGTTTTTTCTGATGCCAAAGCAACCATCCTTAGTCTAGTTGAAAAAGGATATCGACTCGGTTTGGCTTCTAGTACAGCAAAAATAGAGATATTAAGAGCGCTAGAGGTGACTGAGTTGCTGCCTTACTTTGAGATTATTTTATCTGGAGAATCGTTCAAGGAGTCAAAACCAAATCCAGAAATATATGAGGTTGCCATGAAGCGATTGTCTGTGACACCTGAAGAGACGCTAATTATAGAAGACAGCCAAAAAGGCATTGCAGCCGGTGTGGCATCGGGTGCAACGGTGTGGGGCATAAAAGATTATCATTTTGGTCTAGATCAGCGTCGCGCGGCTCGACTTTTTGATACGTTAACTCAGATTGATGCGCACCTGTAA